The genomic segment ACGGCTAAGTTCGCTGAGCGCGTCTATGCCGACGTGCTGAGCTGAGGGGCGCTCATGACCAGCCTCACCGGATTCGCCGGCGCCTTACCCGATGCCCAAGGGCGCCCCCCGGGGCTGCCGCTGCGAGCGCTCGCCCTCGGCGCGGCCTGGCTCGCGCTCGCGGCGGCGACCTACGCCCTGCCGGAGGACGGCGACTTCCCCACCACCGCCGCCTTCGCGGCCGGGGCCCTCGGCCTCAGCCTCGTCCTGCCGCCGCTGGTCGCCCGGTCGGCGCATCTCGGCCGGGCCGGAGCCTCCCTGGCGCACTGGACGCCCTGGCTGACGCTTCTGGCGCTGGCCCTCACCGCCTGGGAGCTCATCACGGCGAAGTTCGCGCTCCTGCCGATGCCCTTCTTCCCGCCGCCGCAGGCGATCCTCGAAGTCTTCCTGGAAGACTGGCCGAGGCTCGGCGGCAGCATCCTGGCCTCGCTGAAGCTGCTCGCCGGAGGCTACCTGATCGGCGCCGGTCTCGGCTTCGTGCTCGGCGTCGCGATCGGCTGGTCGAAGGCCGTGGGCTACTGGGTGCATCCGATCTTGCGCTTCGTCGGGCCGCTGCCGGCGACCGCGTGGCTGCCGATGGCCTTCTTCGTGTTTCCCTCGTCCTGGTCGGCCAGCACCTTCCTGATCGCGCTCGCCACCGGCTTCCCGGTCACGGTGCTGACGTGGTCGGGGGTCGCCGGGGTCAACAAGGCTTATTTCGACGTGGCGCGCACGCTGGGGGCCTCGCCCGCCTTCCTCGTGCTGCGGGTCGCGGTCCCGGCGGCGCTGCCGCACGTCTTCGTCGGGCTGTTCATGGGGCTCGGCGGCGCCTTCGCCGTGCTGGTGGTCGCCGAGATGCTCGGTGTGAAGTCCGGCCTCGGCTGGTACCTGCAATGGGCTCAGGGCTGGGCCGCCTACGCCAACATGTACGCCGCGCTGATCGTGATGGCGCTGATGTGCTCCGGGCTCATCACCCTGCTCTTCCGCCTGCGCGACCGGGTGCTCTCCTGGCAGAAGGGGCTGGTGCAATGGTAGCCGGACCACTCGAACGCTCCACTCCGGCGCCCCTTGCGGCCGCCGGATCGCGGCTCACCGTCGAAGCCGTCTCGCACGCCTTCGACATCCGCGGCGCCGCGCTTCCGGTGCTCGACCGCATCTCCCTCGACGTGGCGCCAGGCGGCTTCGTGGCGCTGCTCGGTCCCTCCGGCTGCGGCAAGTCCACCCTACTGCGTCTCGTCGCCGGCCTGGAGCCGCCCGGCGCTGGCCGCATCTCGATCGACGGGACGGGGGTCACGGGCCCCGATCCCTCGCGCCTGCTCGTGTTCCAGGACCCGACGCTCTATCCCTGGCGCACGGTGCAGGGGAACGTGATGCTGGGGCTGGAGGCCCGCGGTGTCGCCAGGCGCGAACGCGCGGCTCGGGTCGAGGCGGCCCTGCGCCTCGTCGGGCTCGACGGCTTCAGCGAGGTCTTTCCGCACCAACTCTCCGGCGGCATGGCCCAGCGCGCGGCGCTGGCCCGCGCCCTGGTGAACGCGCCGCGCCTTCTCCTGCTCGACGAACCGCTCGGCAAGCTCGACGCTCTGACCCGCCTCAGCCTGCAGGCCGAGATCCTGCGGCTGTGGCAGGAGACGCGCTTCACCGCGCTCCTCGTCACCCACGACGTGGAGGAGGCGCTGGTTCTGGCCGAGCGTGTCATCGTGCTCTCCGACCGCCCGGCCGCGATCCGCGCGGACATCCTCGTCGAGCGTCCCTATCCCCGCCACCGCGACGATCCTGAATTGGTGCGTCTGCGCCGAAAAATCCTCGGCATCCTCGGTCAATCGATCTGATCGGCTGCCGCTCGGGGCCGTGCTTTCATCCTCCGTTCGACTGGCTCATCCGTAACCACGGCGCCAACCGAAGCCGGTGGCGTCGGTTGGTTGAGCGAACAATGTCGGACCGTCGTGATATGCGTGCCAAAGGTCTGCTGCTGGCGCGAAGCAGGCATTTCCATTGCGGATCAAAGCAAACTCCGGACCTCGATGACGCGCTGAAAGCGTTCGTGGGTAGCGTCGGGATGGGAGTTAATCTCGAGGTTCTTATCCATTGCCGCCGACAACGTGAATCGCGAACGACCCATCGAACAGGCCAGGCACAGCGAGTGTACGATCACCGCGATTTTTGTCTGTGCTGAGGCATTCAAGCCTGAGGACAGACGCTACGAATTCCGCGTCTCGAATATATCAGAGCGGGTGCCTCCAGGATTCCACGGTCACTCTTAGTGCAGCGGTCACGGTCCAATCGCCCGCGTGAGGCTTGGTGACGCCCAACAGTGCATGCCGTTGCCTTGCATGACATTCGGCGGTCGGCATGACCGAGATGTCTAACGTTGAACCGGGCCAGAGCTACGGGTGTTCACGCGAGTTGATGCCGACCCGAGTGCAGTGCGAATGACAACGGACGATGGGCAGGCCGACTTGGGGCGTACTCGGTTTAGTGACTCTCACGAAACTCCCTCTGCGCTGTCATCGCAGGAGCGAGAACGGTCGGAGACCGAGAGTGTTGTGAGGCACTCTTAGCCCGGAGCTTGGCCGGCGGACCTGAACTTGGGCGCCGCTTGTATCGCCACGCATTGCGGCAGCATGCACGTAAGCACACCCATGCAGGCAGAGGGGCAAGGGTGCAGCGCGCGGAAGCGGCGACAGCCTGCAAGCAATCGACGCACCCCGCGCTTCGAATGACAATATTTTGAACAAAGATGACTGCATTTGCGCCACAATTCGGCGAATCGCGTGCACCGCAACCGTAAATTGGACTTATGCGTACGCTCTCAGGCGCTGCCCAGCGCCGACTATATTCTTACATGGTCGCTTTTAATTCGAATTTAACGAAAAATTTTCGCAACCCTTTCGGCGCCGCAGCAATTCAGAGGGCGTCGCACGGCCGATGACCCGAACGGTTGCCGTCCGCAGAGCGACCCATTCCACGCGCCTGGAGTTGGACTCGTGTCCCAGCCTACCCTCACGTCCGCGCCCGAGCACCGCCATGGCCGGCTCGTCCGCGTGTCGAGCGTCGGTCTTGCCTCGGTTCTGGCGATCTTGATCGGCACCTCGGTGCTTCCGCCTCTCGTGGCGGACCAATCCGATCGCGCGGTGGTCAACGCCCCGGTCACCCTGCTGACGGCCCCGATCGCGGGCGATATCGGGGCGATCCCGGTCACCGCGGGGGACAAGGTCGAACGCGGTTCGCTGGTGGCCCAGATCACCAATGACCGCCTGGATCGCGCCACGGCGATCCAGCTAGCCGGGCGTGTCTCCGAACTGCGGGAGCGCGCGCTTGCCGCCGAGAACAAGAGAACCTCGAACGAGGCCTATCTTGCGGCCATCGATCGGGCGATCCGGGATCAGTCCGCACAGATGATGCAAGTCCTCCGCTCACAGGTCGAGGAACTCAAAGCCAAAATCGCCTCGGCCAACGCGTCGGGCGAGGAGAAGCGGGTGCTGATGGAGCGTCAGGTCGGCATGGTCGCGCGCGACGTGGCGAGCCCCGATATGGTGAAGTCGACGACGCAAGCCTTCAACGCCGCGATCCAGGAGAAGAAGGCGGCGGAAGCCAAGCTCAATCAGAAGACGGTTCAGCTCGAGGGACTGGCTCGTGGGCTGTTCCTGGGCGACGAACTGCGCAGCCTCGCCGACCTGTCGGAGAAGCAACTCTCCATCACCTACGACACCCAGCGCCTTGCAATCGAGGAGAAGGAGCTGAAGGCCGCGATGGTCGATCAGCAGGCGCTGCTGAAGCGGGAGGACCAGCGCCTCGACAGGTTGACGACCTCCGAAATCAAGGCTTCGGCCAAGGGCGTCGTCTACAACGTCAACGCCACGACCGGACGCCACGTCGGAGCCGGCGACAGCCTCGCCTCCGTCGTGGATTGCGAGCGCAGCTTCGTCGTCGCCATCTTCTCCTACCGCCAGGGCCAGAACCTGCAGGTAGGAAGCGCGGTCACGATTTCGGGCGGATCCGTCGGGCCTCGCAAAGGCATCGTGACCGAGATTCTGCCCAAGACCAGCGACACCGTCGACGCGACCTACGCGGTGCCGTTCCCGCAGACGGAGCGGCGCGAGCTCTACGTCTTGGTCAGGCCCGAGCCGCTCCCGGCCAGCGGTGCGGCGTCCGAAACCCTGGTGGAGTCGGCTTGTGGCGTCGGACGCTGGGTGACGGTCACGCGGGAATCGGGCTGGGTGCCGTCGAACTCCGTCGTCTGGCGCGATCTCGGTGACGGCGCGAGCGGGCTCGTGACGAAGGTCGCGGCCGCCGCACCCGATGTCGTGCAAACCGTGTCCGATCACGCCCGGGCCATGGTCTCCTCCGCCAGCGACGTCCTGAAACACGTCGTCTCCACGGGTGCGGATGTCGCTGGCCCGGCACGGGCCGGCCACGACGTCCCCGTGCGGCCGGAACCCGGAACGCCTCGGGCGAGCTCAGCCGTTGGTGAGGGCCGTTCCGAGACGCAGTCGGAGGCGATCGCGCCCGCTATCCAGAGAGACGCGCCGACCATCGCGTCCACGGAGTCCGGGGAGAAGCCTGTGGTCGATCGCATGGCCCCGATCCTGACCCAGCCCTCGAGCACGGGGCAGCAGCCGGCCGAGATCGCCCCTGCGCGCCGCATCTCGATGCCGCCGCTCCCGCCGGCACGGCCGAATTCTTTCCAAAGCGAGGCTCCGAAACGGACAGGTTCCATCGCACAGGAGGCACGCAGCTGAGGGCGGCCGCCGCCGCGCTCGCTCTCACGTTGGGAATGTCGGCCCCTGCCTGGGCGGATGATCTCGGCCGGGAGCTGTGCCGCGCCCTGTCCGGCGCCGTCGAGAGGACGGCGCCCGATGGGGACCCCGTGTTCCTCGCGAGCTACGAGCCTGGGCCGGACGAGAAGGAGGTTCCGCCGCCGCTGCGCAGCACCGCCTTCTCCTACGACAACGCCCTGGCGGCCACGGCGCTCGCGGCCTGCGGCGACCTGCGGCGCGCCCGTCAGATCGGCGAGGCTTTCCTCGTGGCGATCGAGAGCGACCGCACCTTCGAGGACGGTCGCATCCGCAATGCCTATCGCGCCGGCCCGGTGCGCGCGCGTCCCGTCCTCCTCCCGGGCTGGTGGGACGCCGCGAACAAGCGCTGGTCCGAGGACCGCTATCAGGACGGCACGGCGACCGGCAACGTCGCGTGGGTCGGGCTGGCACTGCTCAATCTGCGCGACGCGACGCAGGACCCGCGTTTCGAGAAAGGGGCCACCCGTCTCGCGGCCTGGATCCGAGCGCGGACGGCCCGCCACAACGGGCCCGGCTTCACCGGAGGGCTCGACGGCTACGATCCCGACCAAGCGTCGCTGAGCTGGGCCTCCACCGAGCACAACCTCGACATCGTTGCCCTGGGGATGCGGCTCGGCAAGCCCGACGACCGGGCCATGGCTGCCTCGGCACGGACATTCCTCGACGCCGCCTTCGACGAACGGGCCGGCTGCTTCCGGATGGGAACCGATACCGAGGGACATATGCGCGGTGTCGAGGCCATCGCCCTCGACACGCAGCTCTGGCCCCTGCTCGGGGTCGTCGATCCGCCGGACGCTTGGCGGCGCGCGCTGTCCTGCGCGACCACACGGTTGGGCGTGCCCGGCGGGTTCGATTTCAACGACGACCGCGACGGCCTTTGGGTCGAGGGGACCGCACAGGCGGCGCTCGCTTATCGCTCCGTCCAGAACGAGGCCACGGCAGGCGAACTTCTGCAGACTCTGGCCGGTCAGCGCGCGCCCTCGGGCTGGCTCTATGCGAGCCGCGAAGCACGGCTGACCACCGGTCTGCGAATCGGGCCGGCGAGCACGCAGGACGATTTCTTCTACTTCCGCCGTCCGCATCTTGGCGCGACGGCTTGGGCCGCGCTGGCAGCTTTGGGCCACAATCCCTTCACAGGAGGCCGCGTCCAATGATGTTTCCCTCGCCCGGCGACGCGGCCTCCGTGCTCGCGCTCTCGTTCGGCATCGCGCTCGGGCTTTTCGCTCTCGCGGGCCTGTTGCGGCCGGAGCGCGCCTTCGATCGCCTTCTGTTCGGAGCGCTGACGGCCGCGCTCATCGCTACCTACGCGCGCTGGCGCTGGAGCGACACGCTGCCGCCGCTGACCCCCGAGGCCGGTGCCCTCTGGTCCTACCTGTTCTTCGCCGCCGAGATGGTGGCGGTGGTCTATACCCTGCTCTCGGTGATCATCCTGCTGCGCTTCAAGGACCGGTCAACGGAGGCCGACGCGGCCCAGGCTCGCCGCGAGGCGAGTGGCGAATGGCCGGCCGTCGACATCTTCATCTGCACCTACAACGAGCCGCGCGAGGTTGTGGAGAAGTCGATCCTGCCATCGCTCGCCATCGATTACGAACCCAAGACCGTCTGGGTCTGCGACGACACCCGTCGCGATTGGCTGCGCGACTATTGCGAGGAGGTCGGCGCCCGCTACATCACGCGCCCGGACAACAAGGGGGCCAAGGCCGGCAACCTCAACAACGCCCTGCGTCACACCGCTGAGCGGACCGACGCCCCCCTTATTCTCGTGCTCGATGCGGATTTCGCGCCGCAGCCGAACATCCTCAAGCGCATGGTCGGCCTGTTCGATGATCCGAAGACGGGCGTGGTGCAGTCGCCGCAATTCTTCTTCAATGCCGATCCGATCCAGCACAATCTCGCCGCCTCCGATAGCTGGGTCGATGACCAGCGCATCTTCTTCGACGTGTTCCAGCCGGCAAAGGACGCCTGGAACGCGGCCTTCTGTGTCGGCACCTCGTTCATCGTGCGCCGCGACCGGCTCGGCGAGATCGGTGGCTTCCCGGATGCCGCGATCTGCGAGGATCTCAATCTGTCGCTCGGCATGTCACGCCGAGGCTACGAGACTCACTGGCTGAACGAGCGGCTAAGCATGGGCCTCTCGGCTGAAGGCCTCCCGGAATACATCACGCAGCGTACCCGCTGGTGTCTCGGAACGATTCAGATCGCGTTGCTCGCCGACGGGCCGCTTCGCGGGCCGGGCTATACCCTGGTCCAGCGGATCCACTTCCTGCATGGTGTGCTGAACTGGGCCTGCAAACCTTACATCGTGCTGATGCTGCTGGCCCCGGCGGTCTACTGGATCGCCGGGCTGCCGGCCTTCGAGGCCGACGTGCTGTCCTTCCTGCGATACGGTGCGCCCCCGCTCTTCGCTCTGTGGGCCTATAGCGGCTGGGTTTCGCGCTCGCGCACGCTGCCGATCTTCATGGAGGTGACCCACGCGATCAGTGCGCTCGCCGTCACCATGACGCTCATCCAAGCCGCCGTCCGACCCTTCGGCCGTCCGTTCAAAGTCACGGAAAAGGGGGGTGATCGCTCCCAGATGCGCGTCCGCTGGCGCATGGCCTCGGCCTTCGGCGGCCTCTCCCTGCTTTCGGCCTTCAGCATCGTCTGGGCCTTCATCGCCCCGACCGCTCCGGCCGAGATCTCGGATATCGACTACTTCAACCTCGTCTGGGCCGGAGTGGCGATGGTGCTGACCTTCATCTGCTTCCTCGTCTGTTTCGAATACCCGCGCGTCGATCTCGCATTCCGCTACGACGCCGACGCCCGGATCGAAGCCGGCGGGACCAGCCACGCCTGCCGCATCGCGACCCTTTCGCCCGGCCAGGCGACCCTCGCCGAGGCGGGGGAGCCGGTCTCCGCGGTGGGTGCGCCGCTCATCCTGCACCTTCCGGGCATCGGCGCGATCGACGCGGTTGCGGACTCCGCCGGCCTTTCACTCGATCCGACCCCGGAGCAGTACCGGGCTCTGGTCGTGGCCCTCTACTCCACCCCGCGCGATACCATCGCCCGGGCCGCCCGGTTCACACCGGCCGTTGGTGGCCTGCTCCGCCGGAGCCTGGGCCTCGGCTGAGCGGCGCCGCGGGCGAAGCGCATCGGCGGATACTCTTGAACGCATTCCGACCGAGTGGCGGCCGGTGCGTCCGCAAGAACCCGCGGCAAGACAAGCATTTAGAGAAGCCGGCCTGAGGCAATCCGGCCGGATACGGCTCTAGGTGTGGTGATACATGTCGTGCACCGGATGCGTCTGATCCGTGACCCCGATCAGGCCGACCGTGTGATGGGTCGTTGCCTCGTCCGGCCCGTGTGGAAGGGCCGATGGCGCCGGATCCTGAGGGGCGTCCGCGTGGAACACGAGATTGCCGTCCGCGTCGATCACCGCGGGCGGCGGGCTTGGCCGGCCCGGCTTCGCTTGACCGGACGCCCCCTGGGACGCCGCGGAGCCGGATTGGCCGTTTGGCAAAGGCCCGCCCGCCAGATCGGCTTCGACCTGTACAGGCGGCTGGGTCGGCTCGTTGGCCTTGACCGGAGGGGCCGCCTGTCCGGGCGCCTCCCGGTCGGTGCGGCCGCTGACCGAAAGGACGTCATCGACCTGTCCTCGATCGGGATGGGCCGGTGCGATCGCCTCCTGCGCAGCCGGTGCAGACGGCGACGTCAGGTCAGGACCACCGGACGGGCCGGACAGGTCATTCTCGTCCACGCCGTGAACTGTCGCCTGCGGGTCCGCCACTGGGATCGCGCGAACGACGACGGGTCCCGCGCTGTCATGCGGTCCGTCAGGATCGGCTTGGGCGTGCTCACCCTTCGGCGACGCAATCTGAGCGTCCGACGCCGGTGAAGCGCCGTGTCCGAGGGGGTTTTCCGCCTCCGCCCGATCGCTTCCCCGATCCTGCAAGACTGGATCGTGGGCAGCCGACGCGGGAACGGCAGGCTCCGCATCGGCACTTTGCCCGTGCGGCGCCGACTCTTCCTGCGCAGGCCATGCCTGGGGCCCGGCGCCGCCGGCATGGACGTTCGATGGCGACGTCACGGCGACGTCGCTTGGCGTGGATCCGTGCTCCTTCGTGCCGAACACGTCCCCGTTCGTCTGCTCCGAGGCTGCCGCGTTCGCGGCCTGATCGGAGCCATGCTCGATCGAATGACCCCGTGCGGGTTCGGAGGGCGACGATGTCAGATCCTGACCAGGTCCATCCGCCGCCGCGGGCGCCCGATCGGCCTTGGCTGCAGGCCCGGGAGCCGCTCCGTCGGTCGGATCGTGCGCGCCGCCCGGCAGCTCGGTCGCGCTGAGCGTTTTCGATCCGTGGAGAGCGGGATCGGGGTCGAGCAACGCATGAGCCTTCGGGGTCGGTGCCGCGTCGGATCGCGTTTCGCCGGGAGTTTCTGGCTTACCGTGACTTGAAGCCGTGTCGCTCGCGCCGGGACCATGCGCTTCGGGCGCTTGCTGGTCGTTCCGCTCGGCCGGAACCGAGTTTTGACTCTGGCCGCGATCGGCCTGCTGCTCAGTCGCGGG from the Methylorubrum extorquens genome contains:
- a CDS encoding putative Cellulose synthase (UDP-forming) (Evidence 3 : Putative function from multiple computational evidences; Product type e : enzyme) translates to MMFPSPGDAASVLALSFGIALGLFALAGLLRPERAFDRLLFGALTAALIATYARWRWSDTLPPLTPEAGALWSYLFFAAEMVAVVYTLLSVIILLRFKDRSTEADAAQARREASGEWPAVDIFICTYNEPREVVEKSILPSLAIDYEPKTVWVCDDTRRDWLRDYCEEVGARYITRPDNKGAKAGNLNNALRHTAERTDAPLILVLDADFAPQPNILKRMVGLFDDPKTGVVQSPQFFFNADPIQHNLAASDSWVDDQRIFFDVFQPAKDAWNAAFCVGTSFIVRRDRLGEIGGFPDAAICEDLNLSLGMSRRGYETHWLNERLSMGLSAEGLPEYITQRTRWCLGTIQIALLADGPLRGPGYTLVQRIHFLHGVLNWACKPYIVLMLLAPAVYWIAGLPAFEADVLSFLRYGAPPLFALWAYSGWVSRSRTLPIFMEVTHAISALAVTMTLIQAAVRPFGRPFKVTEKGGDRSQMRVRWRMASAFGGLSLLSAFSIVWAFIAPTAPAEISDIDYFNLVWAGVAMVLTFICFLVCFEYPRVDLAFRYDADARIEAGGTSHACRIATLSPGQATLAEAGEPVSAVGAPLILHLPGIGAIDAVADSAGLSLDPTPEQYRALVVALYSTPRDTIARAARFTPAVGGLLRRSLGLG
- a CDS encoding protein of unknown function (Evidence 5 : Unknown function) codes for the protein MNASAQTKIAVIVHSLCLACSMGRSRFTLSAAMDKNLEINSHPDATHERFQRVIEVRSLL
- a CDS encoding conserved protein of unknown function (Evidence 4 : Unknown function but conserved in other organisms), translated to MSAPAWADDLGRELCRALSGAVERTAPDGDPVFLASYEPGPDEKEVPPPLRSTAFSYDNALAATALAACGDLRRARQIGEAFLVAIESDRTFEDGRIRNAYRAGPVRARPVLLPGWWDAANKRWSEDRYQDGTATGNVAWVGLALLNLRDATQDPRFEKGATRLAAWIRARTARHNGPGFTGGLDGYDPDQASLSWASTEHNLDIVALGMRLGKPDDRAMAASARTFLDAAFDERAGCFRMGTDTEGHMRGVEAIALDTQLWPLLGVVDPPDAWRRALSCATTRLGVPGGFDFNDDRDGLWVEGTAQAALAYRSVQNEATAGELLQTLAGQRAPSGWLYASREARLTTGLRIGPASTQDDFFYFRRPHLGATAWAALAALGHNPFTGGRVQ
- a CDS encoding protein of unknown function (Evidence 5 : Unknown function), which translates into the protein MRHNSANRVHRNRKLDLCVRSQALPSADYILTWSLLIRI
- a CDS encoding ABC transporter, ATPase (Evidence 2b : Function from indirect experimental evidences (e.g. phenotypes); PubMedId : 10913158; Product type t : transporter), giving the protein MVAGPLERSTPAPLAAAGSRLTVEAVSHAFDIRGAALPVLDRISLDVAPGGFVALLGPSGCGKSTLLRLVAGLEPPGAGRISIDGTGVTGPDPSRLLVFQDPTLYPWRTVQGNVMLGLEARGVARRERAARVEAALRLVGLDGFSEVFPHQLSGGMAQRAALARALVNAPRLLLLDEPLGKLDALTRLSLQAEILRLWQETRFTALLVTHDVEEALVLAERVIVLSDRPAAIRADILVERPYPRHRDDPELVRLRRKILGILGQSI
- a CDS encoding ABC transporter, permease (Evidence 2b : Function from indirect experimental evidences (e.g. phenotypes); Product type t : transporter) yields the protein MTSLTGFAGALPDAQGRPPGLPLRALALGAAWLALAAATYALPEDGDFPTTAAFAAGALGLSLVLPPLVARSAHLGRAGASLAHWTPWLTLLALALTAWELITAKFALLPMPFFPPPQAILEVFLEDWPRLGGSILASLKLLAGGYLIGAGLGFVLGVAIGWSKAVGYWVHPILRFVGPLPATAWLPMAFFVFPSSWSASTFLIALATGFPVTVLTWSGVAGVNKAYFDVARTLGASPAFLVLRVAVPAALPHVFVGLFMGLGGAFAVLVVAEMLGVKSGLGWYLQWAQGWAAYANMYAALIVMALMCSGLITLLFRLRDRVLSWQKGLVQW
- a CDS encoding conserved protein of unknown function (Evidence 4 : Unknown function but conserved in other organisms), encoding MSQPTLTSAPEHRHGRLVRVSSVGLASVLAILIGTSVLPPLVADQSDRAVVNAPVTLLTAPIAGDIGAIPVTAGDKVERGSLVAQITNDRLDRATAIQLAGRVSELRERALAAENKRTSNEAYLAAIDRAIRDQSAQMMQVLRSQVEELKAKIASANASGEEKRVLMERQVGMVARDVASPDMVKSTTQAFNAAIQEKKAAEAKLNQKTVQLEGLARGLFLGDELRSLADLSEKQLSITYDTQRLAIEEKELKAAMVDQQALLKREDQRLDRLTTSEIKASAKGVVYNVNATTGRHVGAGDSLASVVDCERSFVVAIFSYRQGQNLQVGSAVTISGGSVGPRKGIVTEILPKTSDTVDATYAVPFPQTERRELYVLVRPEPLPASGAASETLVESACGVGRWVTVTRESGWVPSNSVVWRDLGDGASGLVTKVAAAAPDVVQTVSDHARAMVSSASDVLKHVVSTGADVAGPARAGHDVPVRPEPGTPRASSAVGEGRSETQSEAIAPAIQRDAPTIASTESGEKPVVDRMAPILTQPSSTGQQPAEIAPARRISMPPLPPARPNSFQSEAPKRTGSIAQEARS